One Aegilops tauschii subsp. strangulata cultivar AL8/78 chromosome 7, Aet v6.0, whole genome shotgun sequence genomic window carries:
- the LOC109758935 gene encoding uncharacterized protein: MEKCRSVPHEHATAAYYGCGGGYDYEDVSRGGAAVKSYSFNGPSAGEDPEAKRRRRVASYNVFASQARLKSSVRGSFKWLKSKLSDVRYGGI, encoded by the coding sequence ATGGAGAAGTGCAGATCGGTGCCGCACGAGCACGCCACGGCGGCGTACTACGGGTGCGGCGGCGGGTACGACTACGAGGACGTGAGCCGGGGCGGCGCGGCGGTCAAGTCGTACAGCTTCAACGGCCCCAGCGCCGGCGAGGACCCGGAGgcgaagcggcggcggcgggtggcgtcgTACAACGTGTTCGCGTCGCAGGCCCGCCTCAAGTCCTCCGTCCGCGGCAGCTTCAAGTGGCTCAAGTCCAAGCTCTCCGACGTCCGCTACGGTGGCATCTGA